A window from Hemibagrus wyckioides isolate EC202008001 linkage group LG19, SWU_Hwy_1.0, whole genome shotgun sequence encodes these proteins:
- the mansc1 gene encoding MANSC domain-containing protein 1 — MFPAHQHSFRAAKLLLGALIFLLACSCALSSIGETCYSRQHRDTIVNVRKALDHQKRKKEAERDCILACCSEELKPGIKCNMVMYKPSSQDGIENCYLFHCETEQDCPLMSAKPGTNTYDIFKGMTHPAAKGKERAPTMPIMITKQPSTTQSTSTTMKPTTTTTTTQPTTTTSTMQSSTTTHSNTTTTSTIAPTELAIILLTMPVEIVPTATSTTTTTTTTQSTTTTTKVPSTTSTTTTTHPVEPPPNPVRPLKKQIRPPKKPEPHGKSNPKVGENPTLQKQATQKTVIHTNATTTTTTSTTTTTTTTTTTPTTTTTTTPSTTTATTPTTTTTTTPTTTTTPTTTTTTTPTTTTTTTTSTTTSERTTIVVVEMENELKNRDSDPAGASASDKSNKKSHLMWKNSLALLVVLTLIILMFVLAIVGRRAMESFDRRHYTRLELNDLHYEI; from the exons ATGTTCCCAGCCCATCAACACTCCTTCAGGGCAGCTAAGCTGCTGCTCGGGGCTCTGATCTTTCTCCTGGCTTGCAGTTGTGCTTTGAGCTCCATCGGTGAGACATGTTACTCCAGACAGCATCGAGACACCATTGTGAATGTGCGCAAGGCTTTGGATCAtcaaaagaggaagaaagaggcagaaagagatTGTATCTTGGCCTGTTGTTCTGAGGAGCTGAAACCAG GTATAAAATGCAACATGGTGATGTATAAGCCATCAAGCCAAGACGGTATTGAGAACTGCTACCTGTTTCATTGTGAAACTGAGCAGGACTGCCCTCTGATGTCAGCCAAGCCTGGGACTAACACCTATGATATATTCAAAG gtATGACACACCCTGCTGcaaaaggaaaggagagagcACCCACAATGCCTATTATGATAACAAAACAACCTTCTACTACTCAATCTACTTCAACAACCATGAAaccaacaaccacaacaaccacaacgCAGCCCACCACTACGACAAGTACCATGCAGTCCTCTACAACCACACATTCAAATACAACAACCACTTCCACCATAGCGCCCACAGAGCTGGCAATTATCCTCCTTACGATGCCTGTTGAAATCGTTCCAACTGCTACatcaactacaacaacaacaacaacaacacaatcaacGACTACAACCACAAAGGTACCTTCCACAACGAGCACCACAACAACAACGCATCCAGTCGAGCCACCCCCGAACCCAGTCAGACCTTTGAAAAAGCAGATCAGGCCACCAAAAAAGCCAGAGCCCCATGGGAAATCCAATCCTAAAGTAGGTGAGAATCCAACCTTACAGAAACAGGCCACACAAAAAACTGTGATACATACCAATGCTACCACTACTACAACAACTAGTACAACTACAACGACTACAACCACAACTACTACTCCCACTACAACCACAACTACTACTCCATCTACAACCACAGCTACCACTCCCACCACAACCACAACTACCACTCCCACCACAACTACCACTCCCACTACAACCACAACTACTACTCCCACTACTACAACCACTACAACTACATCAACAACCACCTCTGAAAGGACAACTATAGTCGTCGTTGAGATGGAGAATGAGCTGAAAAACAGAGATTCAGACCCAGCAGGAGCCTCTGCCTCAGATAAGTCAAACAAGAAGTCACATTTGATGTGGAAGAATAGCCTGGCTTTGCTGGTGGTGCTCACCCTCATCATTCTCATGTTTGTCTTGGCCATCGTGGGCCGCAGAGCCATGGAATCCTTTGACAGGAGACACTACACTAGACTGGAGCTCAATGACCTTCACTATGAGATCTAA